A genomic window from Flavobacterium sp. I3-2 includes:
- a CDS encoding phosphatidylserine decarboxylase family protein encodes MFHKEGAKIILASVFITVVVILLSDFLIPIDWLKKTIQVLAAAFLIIVLQFFRNPKRHVDDIKDHTILAPVDGKVVVIEEVYEPEYFKDKRLMVSIFMSPVNVHVTRYALNGIIKYSKYHPGKYLVAWHPKASEENERTTVVIDNPVFGEVMYRQIAGALAKRIVNYAKEGHRAIQGEDAGFIKFGSRVDLYLPIGTKVNVVLNQKAKGNKTVISFK; translated from the coding sequence ATGTTTCACAAAGAAGGAGCAAAAATTATATTAGCCTCTGTATTTATTACAGTTGTTGTCATACTTTTAAGTGATTTTTTAATTCCAATTGATTGGTTAAAAAAAACCATCCAAGTACTTGCAGCAGCTTTCTTGATTATTGTTTTACAATTTTTTAGAAATCCTAAACGTCATGTTGATGACATCAAAGATCACACAATACTAGCACCTGTTGATGGTAAAGTTGTTGTTATCGAAGAAGTTTATGAACCTGAATATTTCAAAGATAAACGTCTAATGGTTTCGATATTTATGTCACCAGTAAACGTTCACGTTACGCGTTATGCTTTAAACGGAATTATTAAATACAGTAAATATCATCCAGGAAAATACTTAGTAGCTTGGCATCCTAAAGCAAGTGAAGAAAACGAAAGAACAACTGTTGTCATTGACAATCCTGTTTTTGGTGAAGTTATGTACCGTCAAATTGCTGGTGCATTAGCAAAACGAATTGTAAACTACGCCAAAGAGGGACATCGAGCAATACAAGGTGAAGATGCAGGTTTCATCAAATTTGGTTCGAGAGTGGATTTATATTTGCCAATCGGAACAAAAGTGAACGTTGTGCTAAACCAAAAAGCAAAAGGAAACAAAACCGTTATCTCTTTTAAATAA
- a CDS encoding phosphatidate cytidylyltransferase, whose amino-acid sequence MSETLTRSISGIVYIVLLIGATLFSYWTFNTLMLFFLFVGTYEFSKIYKINLVGSFLTALFFSIPLLTNSSVFEKIIPYSLLFEIPFLAFLIFDLFRGEFKIYKSTLVKYLFLIGYVILPFIILTQLPLIKNQFEPKIVIGMFILIWNNDTFAYICGKSFGKRKLFEKMSPKKTIEGFLGGLFFTLIASYILSIYFTFFDLETWLLTAILVSSLGTIGDLVESKFKRQANIKDSGSIMPGHGGILDRLDSVIFATPFLFLIYLIL is encoded by the coding sequence ATGTCTGAAACTTTAACGAGATCAATTTCCGGAATTGTTTATATTGTATTATTAATCGGAGCAACTTTATTTTCCTATTGGACATTCAATACATTGATGCTCTTTTTTCTTTTTGTAGGAACTTATGAATTTAGTAAAATCTATAAAATTAATCTTGTAGGTAGTTTCTTAACCGCTTTGTTTTTTTCAATTCCGTTACTAACTAATAGTAGTGTTTTTGAAAAAATTATTCCTTATTCTTTACTTTTTGAAATTCCTTTTCTTGCTTTTTTGATTTTCGATTTATTTAGAGGTGAATTCAAAATCTACAAAAGCACTTTAGTAAAGTACCTATTTTTAATCGGTTATGTTATTTTACCTTTTATCATTCTCACACAATTACCTTTAATTAAAAATCAATTTGAACCAAAGATTGTTATCGGTATGTTTATTTTAATCTGGAATAACGACACTTTTGCTTATATTTGCGGAAAATCTTTTGGAAAGAGAAAACTATTTGAAAAAATGTCTCCTAAAAAAACTATCGAAGGTTTTCTTGGTGGGTTATTTTTCACTTTAATTGCTAGTTATATTTTAAGTATTTATTTCACCTTTTTTGATTTAGAAACTTGGTTACTAACAGCCATTTTAGTCAGTTCATTAGGTACTATTGGAGATTTAGTTGAATCAAAGTTCAAAAGACAAGCGAATATTAAAGACAGCGGTTCTATCATGCCAGGTCATGGCGGAATATTAGACCGTTTAGATAGCGTTATATTCGCAACACCATTTTTATTTTTAATTTATTTAATTCTGTAA
- a CDS encoding LUD domain-containing protein, translating to MNFFKKILGNIVPSMKEENSSDKNESKYLPEPEIPVDELFTFNFKNNGGKFIYCENELELQEYFISILQENDWFEKEAITFEKKLHPFLIENRIIFHNVVDPVFFLCSCESLIADDGSILFSSHQLLHHKSNELPKDIIVIAKTSQITRSKSDGLRGIKYRYSSNIPSNITTLQNFKEVINDNFLQYGIAPKNLYLLLLEDL from the coding sequence ATGAATTTTTTTAAAAAGATATTAGGGAACATTGTACCATCTATGAAAGAAGAGAATTCTTCTGATAAAAATGAGAGTAAATACCTTCCCGAACCAGAAATACCGGTTGATGAACTTTTCACCTTTAATTTTAAAAATAATGGTGGGAAATTTATCTATTGCGAAAATGAATTGGAATTACAAGAATATTTTATTAGCATATTACAAGAAAATGATTGGTTTGAAAAAGAAGCGATTACTTTCGAAAAAAAACTACATCCGTTTTTGATTGAAAATAGAATAATTTTCCACAACGTTGTTGATCCAGTATTTTTTCTTTGTTCTTGTGAAAGTTTAATAGCTGATGACGGTTCTATTTTATTTTCATCACATCAACTTCTACATCACAAATCAAATGAACTTCCAAAGGACATCATTGTTATAGCAAAAACAAGCCAAATAACTCGTTCAAAAAGTGATGGCTTAAGAGGTATAAAATATAGGTATAGCTCAAATATACCTTCAAATATTACAACCTTACAAAATTTTAAAGAAGTTATAAACGACAATTTTTTACAATACGGAATTGCTCCTAAAAACTTATATTTATTACTATTAGAAGATTTATAA
- the ftsH gene encoding ATP-dependent zinc metalloprotease FtsH — MSQIKTNKPRYNPWMLYAVIILIIIGISYTSGGSGSTKQISLSKFYNLLDQNKVEKVVFNKNTAKIYLNKEAKEETDNKSENLPNLFGRKNDSPQYIVDVASPDLFQKKLDEAHLSGKLKEFGSEAESNWGEILTMLLPVILIIAFWFFMMRRMSGGGAGGGGSQIFSIGKSKAKLFDEKNDTRVTFKDVAGLEGAKEEIEEIVEFLKNPEKYTSIGGKIPKGALLVGPPGTGKTLLAKAVAGEAKVPFFSLSGSDFVEMFVGVGASRVRDLFKQAKEKSPAIIFIDEIDAIGRARGKSNMSGSNDERENTLNQLLTEMDGFGTNTNVIVLAATNRAEILDKALMRAGRFDRQIYVDLPDVRERKQIFEVHLRNIKKVEDLDVDFLAKQTPGFSGADIANVCNEAALTAARKDKKMVDKQDFLDAVDRIVGGLEKKNKIISPEEKYAIAIHEAGHATVSWLTEHAAPLIKVTIVPRGMSLGAAWYLPEERQIVRTEQMLDEMCATMGGRAAERVIFDKISTGALSDLEKVNKQAKAMVTVYGLNEKLGNITYYDSSGQSDYNFSKPYSEDTAKLIDKEVSDLIESQYQRAIDLLTENKDKLIQLADLLCEKEVIFKEDLETIFGKRPFSKEEIIVETV, encoded by the coding sequence ATGTCGCAAATAAAAACAAATAAACCTCGCTATAATCCTTGGATGCTTTATGCAGTAATCATTCTGATAATAATAGGAATTAGTTATACATCAGGCGGATCAGGAAGCACAAAACAAATTAGCCTTTCTAAGTTTTATAATTTATTAGATCAAAACAAAGTTGAAAAGGTAGTTTTCAATAAAAATACTGCAAAAATTTATCTAAATAAAGAAGCAAAAGAAGAAACTGACAATAAATCAGAAAACCTTCCTAATCTTTTTGGCAGAAAAAATGACAGCCCTCAATATATTGTAGATGTTGCAAGTCCAGATTTATTTCAAAAGAAATTAGACGAAGCGCATTTATCTGGTAAATTAAAAGAATTTGGATCGGAAGCAGAAAGTAATTGGGGAGAAATTTTAACCATGTTATTACCCGTTATTTTAATAATTGCTTTCTGGTTTTTCATGATGAGAAGAATGTCAGGCGGAGGAGCTGGAGGTGGCGGAAGTCAGATTTTTTCAATCGGAAAATCGAAAGCTAAACTTTTTGACGAGAAAAATGATACTCGAGTTACATTTAAAGATGTTGCAGGATTAGAAGGTGCAAAAGAAGAAATTGAAGAAATTGTTGAGTTTCTAAAAAATCCCGAAAAATATACATCAATCGGAGGAAAAATACCAAAAGGGGCTTTATTAGTTGGTCCTCCTGGTACTGGAAAAACATTATTAGCAAAAGCAGTTGCAGGCGAGGCTAAAGTTCCATTCTTTTCTTTATCAGGATCAGATTTTGTTGAGATGTTTGTAGGTGTCGGAGCTTCTCGTGTAAGAGATTTATTCAAACAAGCAAAAGAAAAATCGCCAGCAATTATATTTATCGATGAAATTGACGCTATTGGACGTGCTCGTGGAAAAAGTAATATGTCAGGTTCAAATGACGAAAGAGAAAACACGCTTAACCAGCTATTAACTGAAATGGATGGTTTTGGTACAAATACTAACGTAATTGTTCTTGCAGCTACCAACCGCGCAGAAATTTTAGACAAAGCTTTAATGCGTGCTGGACGTTTTGACAGACAAATTTATGTTGACCTTCCGGACGTTCGTGAACGTAAACAAATTTTTGAAGTTCATTTAAGAAACATCAAAAAAGTTGAAGATTTAGATGTTGACTTCTTAGCAAAACAAACTCCAGGGTTTTCGGGAGCTGATATTGCTAACGTTTGTAACGAAGCTGCTTTAACTGCTGCTCGTAAAGACAAAAAAATGGTTGATAAGCAAGATTTCTTAGATGCAGTTGATCGCATTGTTGGAGGTTTAGAAAAGAAAAATAAAATCATTTCACCTGAAGAAAAATATGCAATTGCTATTCACGAAGCTGGTCACGCAACTGTAAGCTGGTTAACAGAACACGCAGCTCCACTAATCAAAGTAACAATTGTACCACGTGGAATGAGTTTAGGAGCAGCATGGTATTTACCTGAAGAAAGACAAATCGTCAGAACCGAACAAATGCTTGACGAAATGTGTGCAACAATGGGCGGAAGAGCTGCTGAAAGAGTAATTTTTGACAAAATTTCTACAGGAGCTTTAAGCGATTTAGAAAAAGTAAACAAACAAGCAAAAGCAATGGTTACTGTTTATGGGTTGAACGAAAAATTAGGAAATATCACTTATTATGATTCGTCTGGACAAAGTGATTATAACTTCTCAAAACCATATTCAGAAGATACTGCAAAGCTAATTGATAAAGAAGTTTCAGATTTAATCGAAAGTCAATACCAAAGAGCAATCGATCTATTAACAGAGAATAAAGATAAATTAATTCAGCTTGCAGATTTACTTTGCGAAAAAGAAGTAATTTTCAAAGAAGATTTAGAAACAATTTTCGGAAAAAGACCGTTTTCTAAAGAAGAAATTATTGTAGAAACAGTTTAA
- the rsfS gene encoding ribosome silencing factor yields the protein MTRKNNHDELLALIIDGIENVKGENITIMDLRHIDSRSADYYIICDGNSNTQVNAIAGSIQRTVSKQTSDKPWHVEGTELSNWVLMDYVNVVVHIFQKETREFYNLEDLWGDALITNIKTDQTIN from the coding sequence ATGACTAGAAAAAATAACCACGACGAGCTTTTGGCTTTAATTATTGATGGAATAGAAAATGTAAAAGGAGAAAATATTACGATAATGGATTTAAGACATATCGATAGTAGATCTGCAGATTATTACATTATCTGCGATGGAAATTCAAACACGCAAGTAAATGCCATTGCAGGTTCAATTCAAAGAACTGTTTCAAAACAAACAAGTGACAAACCTTGGCATGTAGAAGGAACAGAATTATCAAACTGGGTTTTAATGGATTACGTAAACGTTGTAGTTCATATTTTTCAGAAAGAAACAAGAGAATTTTATAACTTAGAAGATTTATGGGGTGATGCACTTATCACAAATATCAAAACTGATCAAACAATAAATTAA
- a CDS encoding biotin--[acetyl-CoA-carboxylase] ligase, whose translation MDIIKLNAIPSTNDYLKELAVSNVLNDFTIVVAENQTQGKGQMGSVWQVEPSTNLTFSVLLGYGTFSVEDVFTLNVSIANAIHKVLLSFGLDMIRIKWPNDIMSYNKKIGGILIENQLKANGDIQSIIGVGLNVSQMNFDGLPQASSILKSHGVLVDKNELMIQIVTLFKEVVLNLEANKTNEWNYYHQYLFKKNIPVTFETINETKFTGMISDVNQLGQLGVLNEADDLIYYNLKEIKMLY comes from the coding sequence ATGGATATAATCAAACTCAATGCCATACCTTCAACCAATGATTATCTTAAAGAATTGGCAGTTTCGAATGTTTTGAATGATTTCACGATTGTAGTAGCTGAAAACCAAACGCAAGGAAAAGGACAGATGGGTTCTGTATGGCAAGTTGAACCTTCTACTAACTTAACCTTCAGTGTTTTGTTAGGTTATGGGACGTTTTCTGTTGAAGATGTTTTTACTTTGAATGTTTCAATTGCAAATGCAATACATAAAGTTTTGTTAAGTTTTGGTTTAGATATGATTAGGATAAAGTGGCCAAACGACATTATGTCATATAATAAAAAAATTGGCGGAATTTTAATCGAAAATCAACTTAAAGCTAATGGAGATATTCAATCTATTATTGGAGTAGGTCTTAATGTAAGCCAAATGAATTTTGATGGATTGCCTCAAGCTAGTTCAATTTTGAAATCGCATGGTGTTTTAGTTGATAAAAATGAATTAATGATTCAGATTGTAACTTTGTTTAAAGAAGTGGTTTTAAATTTAGAAGCAAATAAAACGAATGAATGGAATTATTATCATCAATATTTATTTAAAAAAAATATCCCAGTAACTTTTGAAACCATTAACGAAACAAAGTTCACTGGGATGATATCTGATGTAAATCAATTGGGACAGCTTGGTGTTTTAAATGAAGCTGATGATTTGATTTATTATAATTTGAAAGAAATTAAAATGTTGTATTAA
- a CDS encoding alpha/beta fold hydrolase, translating to MTKQKKSLETPKYIKKSAKVLSFFSEKLATQFSMKLFVTPIKFPTPNRELNMEKKSNIFPLELPKAKKDFVVYENGKGKKKALLIHGWNGRGTQLVSIAKELLDLDYTVISFDAPGHGKSSKNITVMTEFMEAAFVLERYYKGFDLIIGHSLGAMTTINVLGRGFKAEKAITIGSGDEIINIIKDFVKNIGLNEKMAPKLKEAFESKYNENIENYTVHEQIKKIDIPVLIIHDKNDLDVPYTASENIHKCAKHSELLLTEKLGHRKILGDTKVISKIKNFVTN from the coding sequence ATGACAAAGCAAAAGAAATCGCTTGAAACACCAAAATACATAAAAAAATCAGCTAAAGTACTTTCTTTTTTTTCTGAAAAATTAGCCACTCAGTTTTCCATGAAATTATTTGTAACTCCGATTAAATTTCCTACACCAAATAGAGAATTAAATATGGAAAAAAAATCAAATATTTTTCCGCTAGAACTACCAAAAGCTAAAAAAGATTTTGTGGTTTATGAAAATGGCAAAGGTAAAAAAAAGGCTTTACTCATTCATGGCTGGAACGGTCGCGGAACACAATTGGTTTCGATTGCAAAAGAATTATTAGATTTAGACTATACTGTCATTAGTTTTGACGCTCCTGGCCATGGAAAATCTTCTAAAAACATAACGGTTATGACTGAATTTATGGAAGCTGCTTTTGTTTTAGAACGTTATTACAAAGGATTTGATTTAATAATTGGTCATTCTTTGGGAGCGATGACAACAATCAACGTTTTGGGGCGTGGTTTTAAAGCCGAAAAGGCAATAACTATTGGAAGTGGCGATGAAATTATAAATATCATTAAAGATTTTGTAAAAAATATTGGTCTTAATGAAAAAATGGCTCCAAAACTTAAAGAAGCTTTTGAAAGTAAATATAATGAGAATATTGAAAATTATACGGTTCACGAACAAATAAAGAAAATTGATATTCCAGTTTTAATCATTCATGACAAAAACGATTTAGATGTTCCATATACTGCGTCAGAAAACATTCATAAATGTGCTAAACATTCAGAATTGTTGTTAACCGAAAAACTGGGGCATCGAAAAATTTTAGGTGATACAAAAGTAATTTCCAAAATCAAAAATTTTGTAACTAATTAG
- a CDS encoding histone H1 — MEKLNLLTELHNQAQKEAESFYTQGNKAAGTRLRKVMLEIKKLTDDVRKDVQAIKNEEK, encoded by the coding sequence ATGGAAAAATTAAATTTATTAACTGAATTACACAATCAGGCTCAAAAAGAAGCGGAATCGTTTTATACTCAAGGAAATAAAGCTGCTGGAACTCGTTTAAGAAAAGTTATGTTAGAAATCAAAAAACTAACTGACGATGTAAGAAAAGATGTTCAAGCTATCAAGAACGAAGAGAAATAA
- a CDS encoding ATP-binding protein → MDFILSNNKRQYIVGILSILIVSFACFVLRAHLNYRIVALILLLTVSIIAMVYDILPVLISAILSAFIWNYCFIPPIFTLDISNAEDLLMFLSYFFVALLNAVLNFKIRQIEKKARDKEEREKTIKLYSTLFNSLSHELKTPIATIIGTVDTLKAFNNSLNKEQQFDLLNDIDLASIRLNKQVENILNMSRLESGILCPKLDWCDLDELAYMIIQKMDTSHRHQIVYNSSDQLPLFKIDVGFMEQILFNILYNAIQYTPNETRINLNIEHHSNCCWIVISDNGPGIPEDELRFIFDKFYRISNSKSGGSGLGLSIVKGFTEALNGSIIAENNVEGGLKFTIKIPAETSYINKLKNE, encoded by the coding sequence ATGGATTTTATTTTATCAAACAATAAAAGGCAATATATTGTAGGGATTTTAAGCATTTTAATTGTCTCATTTGCATGTTTTGTTTTACGAGCACATTTAAATTATAGAATTGTTGCATTGATTTTATTATTAACCGTTTCTATAATTGCCATGGTTTACGATATTTTACCAGTTTTGATATCAGCTATTTTAAGTGCTTTTATTTGGAATTATTGTTTTATTCCTCCCATTTTCACTTTAGACATAAGTAATGCTGAAGATTTATTAATGTTTTTATCTTATTTTTTTGTTGCTTTATTAAACGCCGTTTTAAATTTTAAAATCAGACAAATTGAGAAAAAAGCTAGAGATAAAGAAGAAAGAGAAAAAACAATTAAGCTTTATAGTACTTTATTTAATTCGTTGTCACATGAATTAAAAACTCCAATTGCTACAATAATAGGCACGGTCGATACATTAAAAGCATTTAATAACAGCTTGAATAAAGAACAACAGTTCGATTTGTTGAACGATATTGATTTGGCAAGTATTCGATTGAATAAACAAGTTGAAAACATATTGAATATGAGTCGGTTGGAAAGTGGTATATTATGTCCTAAATTAGATTGGTGTGATTTAGATGAATTAGCTTACATGATTATTCAAAAAATGGATACTTCACATCGACATCAAATAGTGTATAATTCATCTGATCAATTGCCTTTATTTAAAATTGATGTTGGTTTTATGGAGCAAATCTTATTTAATATTTTGTACAATGCCATTCAATATACTCCAAATGAAACTCGGATAAATTTGAACATTGAACATCATTCTAATTGTTGTTGGATTGTAATAAGCGATAATGGACCTGGAATTCCTGAAGATGAATTAAGATTTATATTTGACAAATTTTATCGAATTTCTAATTCTAAATCTGGTGGAAGTGGTTTAGGTTTGTCCATTGTTAAAGGATTTACTGAAGCTTTGAATGGATCTATTATTGCCGAAAATAATGTTGAAGGCGGTTTGAAATTTACAATAAAAATTCCTGCAGAAACAAGTTACATTAATAAATTAAAGAATGAATAA
- a CDS encoding response regulator: MNKVEVLIIDDEPQIRKLLEITLLNNDYKVFQAETGKQGILLAANHAPEIIILDLGLPDISGHEVLLALRQWFNKAIVILSVQNTEKDIVTALDNGATDYLCKPFRTAELLARMRAAIRRYQNIDNKEHLLAFDDLELNLISRTLKKDDIIIKLTTTEYNLLALFAKHEGSVLTHQFILKEIWGVGNQTETQYLRVFVGTLRKKIENNPNQPVHIITENGIGYRFQ; encoded by the coding sequence ATGAATAAAGTTGAAGTTTTAATTATTGACGACGAACCTCAAATCAGAAAACTTTTAGAAATCACTTTATTGAATAACGATTACAAAGTTTTTCAAGCAGAAACGGGAAAGCAAGGTATTTTGTTGGCTGCAAATCATGCACCCGAAATTATAATTTTGGATTTAGGTTTACCTGATATTAGCGGACATGAAGTTCTGTTGGCTCTTAGACAATGGTTTAATAAAGCAATTGTTATTTTATCTGTACAAAATACCGAAAAAGACATCGTAACAGCATTAGATAACGGCGCTACAGATTATTTATGTAAACCTTTTAGAACAGCCGAATTATTAGCTCGAATGCGCGCTGCGATTAGAAGATATCAAAACATAGATAATAAAGAACATCTATTGGCTTTTGATGATTTAGAGTTGAATTTAATTTCTCGAACATTAAAAAAAGATGACATCATAATCAAATTAACTACTACTGAATATAATTTATTAGCACTTTTTGCAAAACACGAAGGTAGTGTTTTAACACATCAATTTATTTTAAAAGAAATTTGGGGCGTTGGCAATCAAACAGAAACACAATATTTGAGAGTTTTTGTGGGTACTTTGCGTAAAAAAATTGAAAATAACCCAAATCAGCCAGTTCACATCATTACAGAAAATGGAATTGGATATCGTTTTCAATAA
- a CDS encoding KUP/HAK/KT family potassium transporter — MSEVLNANSKNNSNQITSKVTFASLLVALGIIYGDIGTSPLYTFKAIIGTKEISEMLVLGGVSCVFWTLVLQTTVKYVWLTLKADNQGEGGIFSLYSLVRRFGKRLVIPTMIGAAALLADGMITPAISVTSAIEGLERIKGFEHIPVVPIVILVISLVFFVQRFGSHCVGKAFGPIMTIWFLLLMIMGILQIIEAPSVIQSLNPYYAYQLLTYYPNGFWILGAVFLCTTGAEALYSDLGHCGKNNIRITWGFVKLCLVINYLGQAAWLLNDAGAFLNERNPFFEMMPQWFLLAGITIATLAAIVAAQALISGSYTLINEAMNLNFWQRVGVKQPSDTKGQIYIPSVNAILWIGCILIILYFQDSSHMEAAYGLAITLAMITTTILLSYFLLFKLYWNKFLVGIFLTIFLMIEISFFIANVVKFKEGGYITVIAGGLFFFVMYSSYFARKINNSYTKFEDLGKFSKMIVALSNDQDIPKYATHLIYLTKADRREQIEDRIIKSIFDKKPKRADVYWFFHINRTNNPYTLDYEVSELVDDKVIKVVLNIGFKIQPKTELYFEKVIEDLIKNEELNQHLKNNASSKYNPTIDFKFIILQAYLSVDNVFSLNESVVLKSYFFLKQFAQKDQEAFGLDRNNVITEYVPLIYQPAKTFNLQRKK; from the coding sequence ATGAGTGAGGTTTTAAATGCAAATTCTAAAAACAATTCAAATCAAATAACAAGTAAAGTCACTTTTGCATCGTTATTGGTGGCTTTAGGAATTATTTATGGCGATATCGGAACAAGTCCGTTATATACTTTTAAAGCAATTATTGGGACAAAAGAAATCTCTGAAATGTTAGTTTTAGGAGGGGTTTCTTGTGTGTTTTGGACCTTGGTTTTACAAACTACTGTAAAATATGTTTGGTTGACCCTGAAGGCAGATAATCAAGGAGAAGGTGGTATTTTTTCGTTGTATTCATTGGTGCGTAGATTTGGTAAACGCTTGGTAATTCCAACTATGATTGGTGCAGCAGCACTTTTGGCTGACGGTATGATTACACCAGCAATATCGGTAACATCAGCAATTGAAGGGTTAGAGCGTATCAAAGGATTTGAACACATTCCGGTTGTGCCAATTGTTATCTTGGTTATTTCATTAGTTTTTTTCGTTCAAAGATTTGGTTCGCATTGTGTAGGAAAAGCCTTTGGTCCAATAATGACCATTTGGTTTTTGTTACTTATGATTATGGGGATTTTACAAATCATTGAAGCACCTTCTGTGATTCAGTCATTAAATCCATACTATGCTTATCAACTTCTAACATATTATCCAAATGGTTTTTGGATTTTGGGAGCTGTTTTTTTATGTACAACTGGTGCAGAAGCTCTTTATTCTGATTTAGGACATTGTGGTAAAAACAACATTCGAATTACATGGGGATTTGTAAAATTATGTTTGGTTATTAATTATTTAGGACAAGCCGCTTGGCTACTAAATGATGCTGGAGCATTCTTAAATGAACGTAATCCATTCTTCGAGATGATGCCACAATGGTTTTTACTGGCCGGAATTACCATTGCAACTTTAGCCGCAATTGTTGCTGCTCAAGCTTTAATTAGTGGTTCATATACTTTGATTAACGAAGCAATGAACTTGAATTTTTGGCAAAGAGTAGGAGTGAAGCAACCTTCTGATACTAAAGGACAAATTTATATTCCGAGTGTAAATGCTATTTTGTGGATTGGCTGTATTTTAATAATTCTATATTTTCAGGATTCTTCTCATATGGAAGCTGCCTACGGTCTAGCTATTACATTGGCAATGATTACAACTACTATTTTACTTTCTTATTTTTTATTGTTTAAATTATATTGGAATAAATTTTTAGTTGGAATTTTCTTAACTATTTTTTTAATGATTGAAATTTCGTTTTTCATTGCCAATGTTGTTAAATTCAAAGAAGGTGGATATATAACAGTAATTGCTGGAGGTTTATTTTTCTTTGTAATGTATTCTAGTTATTTTGCAAGAAAGATTAATAATTCATATACTAAATTTGAAGATTTAGGAAAGTTTTCAAAAATGATTGTTGCATTGAGTAATGATCAAGATATTCCAAAATATGCGACACATTTAATTTACTTAACAAAAGCGGACCGCCGAGAACAAATTGAAGACCGAATTATTAAATCGATTTTTGATAAAAAACCTAAACGAGCTGATGTTTATTGGTTTTTTCATATTAATAGAACAAATAATCCATATACTCTGGATTATGAAGTTTCTGAATTAGTTGATGATAAAGTTATTAAAGTTGTTTTAAATATTGGATTTAAAATTCAACCTAAAACCGAATTGTATTTCGAAAAAGTAATCGAAGATTTGATTAAAAACGAAGAATTAAACCAACATTTAAAAAATAATGCAAGCTCTAAATACAATCCAACAATTGATTTTAAGTTTATTATTTTACAAGCTTATCTTTCTGTTGATAATGTGTTTTCGCTTAATGAAAGTGTCGTTTTAAAATCATATTTCTTCTTGAAGCAATTTGCTCAAAAAGATCAAGAAGCTTTCGGTTTAGACAGAAATAACGTGATTACAGAATATGTTCCTTTGATTTATCAGCCAGCAAAAACATTTAATTTGCAACGTAAAAAATAG